The Brachyhypopomus gauderio isolate BG-103 chromosome 1, BGAUD_0.2, whole genome shotgun sequence genome includes a window with the following:
- the LOC143519880 gene encoding uncharacterized protein LOC143519880 isoform X2, with protein sequence MVYTTEQPHTYTTNNMTFNASTAKPDVGMGLPSEDEHLWIIVYVLVAVVLVLAVLVMVICRYSTYQRGTYRTHEPMDQDTDDVILLKNDPALQDTLYEGED encoded by the exons A TGGTCTACACAACTGAGCaaccccacacctacaccaccaatAACATGA ccttcaacgcttccacagcaaaaccagatGTGGGAATGG GTTTACCTTCTGAAGACGAACATCTTTGGATCATTGTTTACG TGCTGGTGGCCGTGGTCCTGGTTCTTGCGGTATTGGTCATGGTTATCTGCCGCTACTCAACATATCAGAGAGGCACCTACCGCACCCACGAGCCCATGGATCAGGACACAGATGATGTGATCCTCCTGAAAAATGACCCTGCTCTCCAGGACACCTTGTATGAAG GGGAGGACTAA
- the LOC143519880 gene encoding uncharacterized protein LOC143519880 isoform X1 produces the protein MVYTTEQPHTYTTNNMTFNASTAKPDVGMGLPSEDEHLWIIVYVVLVAVVLVLAVLVMVICRYSTYQRGTYRTHEPMDQDTDDVILLKNDPALQDTLYEGED, from the exons A TGGTCTACACAACTGAGCaaccccacacctacaccaccaatAACATGA ccttcaacgcttccacagcaaaaccagatGTGGGAATGG GTTTACCTTCTGAAGACGAACATCTTTGGATCATTGTTTACG TAGTGCTGGTGGCCGTGGTCCTGGTTCTTGCGGTATTGGTCATGGTTATCTGCCGCTACTCAACATATCAGAGAGGCACCTACCGCACCCACGAGCCCATGGATCAGGACACAGATGATGTGATCCTCCTGAAAAATGACCCTGCTCTCCAGGACACCTTGTATGAAG GGGAGGACTAA